A portion of the Leucoraja erinacea ecotype New England unplaced genomic scaffold, Leri_hhj_1 Leri_1668S, whole genome shotgun sequence genome contains these proteins:
- the LOC129716092 gene encoding hormone-sensitive lipase-like produces SPSPAGSTCERVCVAGDSAGGNLCLAVCMQASAYGVRVPDGVMAAYPATLLQATASPSRLLTFIDPLLPISVLSKCLSAYAGLEPVPSPLSSAVEKVDPLSAVRNDTSILLRGIRMGASAWISSLLDSGRNSTSHGQFPPS; encoded by the exons tccccctctcccgcaGGTTCTACatgtgagcgcgtgtgtgtggCGGGAGACAGTGCGGGGGGGAACCTGTGCCTGGCGGTGTGCATGCAGGCCTCAGCGTACGGGGTGCGGGTGCCAGATGGCGTGATGGCGGCGTACCCGGCCACGCTACTCCAGGCCACCGCCTCGCCCTCCCGCCTGCTCACCTTCATCGACCCACTCCTGCCCATCAGCGTGCTGTCCAAGTGCCTCAGCGCCTACGCAG gtCTCGAGCCAGTGCCCAGCCCATTGTCCAGTGCCGTGGAGAAGGTCGACCCGCTCAGCGCTGTCCGTAACGACACGTCCATCCTGCTCCGGGGAATCCGGATGGGAGCGTCTGCCTGGATCAGTTCCCTCCTCGATTCCGGACGGAACAGCACCTCCCACGGTCAGTTTCCCCcctcgtaa
- the LOC129716091 gene encoding octapeptide-repeat protein T2-like — translation RREEREKERKRRKRERKKEGEERKERRREGGKREEGEEERKEERKRRGEGERKGREEGEGEEEKRERKRREERREEEKREKRGRGREGKKKREKRREKEGRGERRRGKEGKEEEREREREREREKEREREREREKREREREKKRKRERKEEKRERERKEREKRREGERGGERGRREREERGEEEKEKRREREGREERREEEREEEREREEGEGEGREREGRGGRGREREGGKKRKRGKGRERRGRKEKKEEERKGKEGEKEKRKERGKKEGGGRERKKKRRKRKKREKRRR, via the exons agaagggaggagagagagaaggagagaaagagaagaaagagagagagaaaaaaagaaggagaggagagaaaagagaggagaagagaaggaggaaagagagaagagggagaagaagagaggaaggaggaaagaaagaggagaggggagggagagagaaaagggagagaggaaggagaaggagaagaagaaaaaagagagaggaagagaagagaggagaggagggaggaagaaaaaagagagaagagggggagaggaagagagggaaagaaaaaaagagagaagagaagagagaaagagggaagaggagagaggagaagaggaaaagagggaaaagaggaagagagagagagagagagagagagagagagagagaaagagagagagagagagagagagagagagaaaagggagagagagagagaaaaaaagagaaagagagagaggaaggaagagaagagagagagagagagaaaagagagagagaaaaggagagaaggagaaagaggaggagagagaggaagaagggagagagaagagagaggagaggaggagaaagaaaagagaagggagagagagggaagagaagagaggagagaggaggagagagaggaagagagagagagagaagaaggggaaggggaagggagagagagagaaggaagaggagggagggggagggagagggaaggaggaaaaaagagaaaaagagggaaaggaagggagagaagagggagaaaagagaaaaaggaggaagagaggaagggaaaggagggagaaaaagaaaagagaaaagaaagggggaaaaag gaaggggggggaagagaaaggaaaaagaagagaaggaaaagaaagaaaagggaaaaaaggagaaga